CATCATTTCCCCATATCGGTCTATGTTTCCGCCGCGCTTTAGCATGGTGTGCCGGGAGAGTCAGGATGAAATACGTCGCAATGTCGCGTCGCCAGCAGCTTTACGCCATCTTGTAATACGCTGTGATTATGAGGTCAGCAAAAAAGAAAGAGGCCTTTCGGCCTCTTCCTACGTTTCTCCCCGTCGGACTGGCCGACTTAGTTATTGAAACGGACGCTAGGACAGATGCGCGCACCCGTCAACAGGGAAGGTCGCAAAATCGCGAAAAAAGGCCGCACCCGAGGGGCGCGGCCAGTCTGACAGGGAGGAAGTCACCCGCAACCAGAGGACAATCGGTTCCGGGCATGAATTCAGACTGGCATGAAAGGGTTAATTAAGTATGGTCAGCCCGTGACCTTTTCTGGATAGGGGGTGTTGGGGTGCAGACTTCGATTTTCGTGGGCGGCGGCGGTGCGGATTATTCCGAGCCTCAGGAACTCTTGCTCAAATACGGCAATCGGCATGGTCTTGTCGCGGGGGCCACAGGCACCGGCAAGACGGTGACGTTGCAAGTATTGGCCGAGGGGTTCTCGGATGCGGGCGTGCCTGTGATCCTGTCGGACATCAAGGGCGATGTATCGGGCATGGCCGTCGCAGGCAGCCCCGAAAACAAGCTGCACGGACCCTTCACCGAGCGTGCCCAGAAAATTGGCTTTGACGCCTTTCGCTATGATACTTTTCCGGTGATTTTTTGGGATCTCTTTGGCGAGCAAGGGCACCCGGTGCGCACCACGCTGGCCGAGATGGGGCCGCTCTTGCTGTCGCGGCTGATGGGGCTTTCGGATGCACAAGAGGGTGTGCTCAACATCGCGTTTCGCGTGTCGGATGAAGAGGGGTTGCCGCTACTCGACCTCAAGGATCTGCAAGCGCTGCTGACATGGGTGGGCCAGAACAGCGCCGATCTGTCGCTGCGCTATGGCAATGTGGGTGTATCCTCGGTCGGGGCCATTCAACGTGCGCTCTTGGTGCTGGAAAATCAGGGGGGCGCGCATTTCTTTGGCGAGCCAGCCTTGGCGCTAGAGGATTTGATGCGCGTAACGCCCGAGGGGCGTGGCTATGTCAACATCCTTGCCGCCGACCGGCTGATCAATTCGCCACGCCTTTATGCGACCTTCCTCTTGTGGCTTTTGAGCGAGCTCTTTGAGACACTCCCCGAAGTGGGCGATGTCGATAAACCCAAGCTGGTGTTCTTCTTTGACGAGGCGCATTTGCTGTTTGAGGATGCGCCCAAGGCTCTGGTCGACAAGGTCGAGCAGGTGGCGCGCCTGATCCGGTCCAAGGGGGTTGGTGTTTATTTCATCACTCAGAACCCGGATGACGTGCCCGAGGATATTCTGGGCCAGCTTGGCAACCGGTTTCAGCACGCGCTGCGCGCCTTTACCGCGCGGGATCAAAAGGCGCTGAGCCGCGCCGCCGAGACCTATCGCCCCAATCCGCGCTTTGACACGGTAGAGGCGATCCGGGATGTGGGCGTAGGCGAGGCTGTAACCTCGATGCTGCAAAACAAGGGTGTGCCGGGGGTGGTTGAACGCACGCTTGTACGCCCGCCCGCAACACAGCTTGGCCCTTGCGATGCGGCCACCCGGCGCGCGGTCATCGCAGACTCGCCCGTTGCGGGGAAATACGAGACGGCGATTGATCGGCAGTCCGCCCATGAGATTCTGGCCGCCCGCGCCGCCGCTGCGGCGAAAGAGGCCGAAGACGCCGAGGTCAAGAGTGCCGCAGAGGCCGCCGCCGAAGAGGCCGAAGCCGAGCGCGCCCGCGAATTCAAAGCGGCACGGCGGTATTCAGGTGGGGCCACCTCGGGGCAGAGCCGCCGCGCGCGCGAACCCGAAGGCTTTGGCGACGCGCTTGCCTCAGCCGTGATGAAGGAATTGACCGGCACCACGGGCCGCCGCATCGTGCGTGGCATCTTGGGCGGGCTGTTTAAAGGACGCTAAACGGGGGCGGTTATGGGGTGCTCGCACGTTGCAGCATCCCGAACAAGTCGCGGGGATCGTCCGGGTCGGCCAATAGGTCGAGATCAAGGAAAAGGTCGGTGCCCGCGATATGGTCGCGAACATAGCGAAGGGCCGAAAAATCCTCGATGGCAAAGCCCACGCTGTCAAAAAGCGTGATTTCATCAGCGTGGCTGCGCCCCTTGGCGGTGCCGTTGATCACCTGCCACATCTCGGTCACGGGGTGATCGGGCGAAAGTTGCTGTATTTCGCCCTCAATCCGGGTTTGCTCGGGATATTCTACAAAGATGGTCGAGCGCTGAAGCACGCCGGGTGCCAGTTCTGTCTTGCCCGGACAATCGCCACCGATGGCGTTGATATGCACGCCGGCCCCAACCATGTTGTCGGTCAGGATCGTCGCATATTGCTTGTCGGCTGTGCAGGTGGTGATGATCTGCGCGCCTTCCATGCTTTCCTCGGGGGTGGAGCAACTGACCACCTCCAGCCCCAGACCGCGCAGATTGCGGGCGGCCTTGGCGGTTGCGGCGGGGTCAATGTCGTAGAGTCGCACGGATTTGAGGCCGCAAATCGCCTTCATCGCCAGCGTTTGAAACTCTGATTGCGCGCCATTGCCGATCATCGCCATCGTGTGCGCGCCTTTGGGGGCAAGATACTTGGCCACCATCGCCGAGGTGGCCGCCGTGCGCAGCGCCGTGAGCACGGTCATTTCGGACAAGAGCACAGGATAGCCGTTCCCCACATTCGCCAAGAGGCCAAAGGCGGTGACGGTTTGCAGCCCCTCACGGGTATTCTTGGGATGGCCGTTGACATATTTGAAGCCATAAACCTCGCCATCCGAAGTGGGCATGAGCTCGATCACGCCTTCCTCGGAATGGCTGGCGATGCGCGGGGTCTTGTCGAACAGCTCCCACCGGCGGAAATCGGCCTCGATATAGTCGGCCAGCCCGCGCAACATCGGCTCGATCCCGATGTGATGCACCAGTTTCATCATGTTATCGACAGATACAAAAGGCACCAGCGCCTTGTGGGAGGGGGCAAGCGTCATCTTTGGGTCCTCAGCTATAGGCCTGGGTGGGGCGATCAAACACGCGGCGGCCAAGGGCAGAGGCCGCGAGATCGACCATCACCTGCGCGGTGCGCCCGCGTTCATCTAGAAAAGGGTTCAGTTCCACCAGATCGAGCGAGGTCATAAGACCACTGTCGCAGATCATTTCCATCGTCAGATGCGCCTCGCGGATCGTGACGCCGCCGGGCACGGTCGTGCCCACGGCGGGGGCAAAGAGCGGGTCGATGAAATCGACATCAAGGCTGACATGCAGCGCGCCACCCGCAGCGGCCACGCGATCCAGAAAGGCGGCAAGAGGGCGGGAAATCCCCTGTTCGTCGATCACGCGCATATCGTGATAGCGGATGCGGCTGGATTGCAGCGCCTCGCGTTCCGCACGGTCTACGGACCGCAGGCCGAGAATGCAGATGTTTTCTTCGGGCACCGGATTGGCAACCTCTGGAAAGCCGTGAAATCCGGCGCGGCCCGTGACATAGCCGAGCGGCGTGCCGTGCAGATTGCCCGACGCAGTGGTTTGCGGTGTGTGAAAATCGCTATGGGCATCAAGCCAGAGCACGAATTGCGGGCGCCTCATGGCAGCGGCATGATTGGCCACGCCTGCGACGGACCCAAGCGAAAGGCTGTGGTCGCCCCCCAAAAAGATCGGCAGCCCCTCTTGCATGGCTTCCTCTGCGGCCTGCATCAAGGTTGCCGTCCAGCCGGCCGTTTCGGCAGGCGCGTGCAGATGCGCGGGCAGGGCGGGATCGACCGTCGCCGGGGCAGGGCAGAGATTGCCAAGGTCGCGCAAGCCATGCCCAAGATCGCCAAGCGCCTCTGCCAAGCCGGCAGTGCGATAGGCATCAGGGCCCATCAGACAGCCGCGCCGGTCTTTGCCGCTATCCACCGGGGCACCGATCAGAAGGATGGTTTGTGGGGTCATCAGAGGCTCTCACATTTGCGCTTTGGGATCAGGATGCCGCCGAATTGAGTTGAAATGAAGCGGCTATTTTGCGCAAATAGGGTAGTATTTGTGCAAATTGGATCAAGGAAGCTGCGAAATGGACGATGCCGATCAGAGGTTGATTTCCATGCTACGGCATGACGCGCGCGCCTCTCTATCGGATCTGGCGATTGGGCTTGGGATGTCGCGCACCACGGTGCGGGCGCGGATTGAGCGGTTGCGGGCAAGTGGCGCGATTGTTGGCTTTACCGTGGTGTTGCGCGGCGACGCGGCCCGTGATCCGGTGCGGGGCCTCATGATGCTGGGGATTGAAGGGCGCGGCACAGATCGGATCTTGCGCCAACTCAACGGTCTGAGCGCCGTGCGCGCGACCCATACCACCAATGGCCGGTGGGATGTAATTGTCGAGATTGGGACCGAAACGCTTGAAGAGCTGGACAAGGTGCTGGCGCAGATCCGGCGGTTCGAGGGGATAGCGCAATCCGAGACGAGCCTGTTGCTCAACACGTGGAAATCGGGGGCCTAAGCAATGGTTCAGCGCTTGCGCAATGCCATCAGCCAGAGTGTGGCAAGGCCCAGAGAGGCCAGCATGTTCCAACTGGCCATCGACAGGCCCAGCATCTCCCATGGCACCTGATCGCAGCGCACAAGGGGCGCCGCCATGATCTGTTCAAAGAGTGCGTCGGCGCTGATCCCATCCGTGCCGGACGACGAGCAACTGGTCGGACCTTGCCACCAGCCACGCTCGACCCCGGTGTGATATCCGCCGATACCGGCCGTGGTGAGCGCAGCCAAAAGACCCCCGAGGCAGAGCAGGCGGGGCAGGGCGACGAGCGCAGCAGCGCCAAAGGCTATCGCGATTACATGTGGCCAACGCTGCCAGATGCAGAGCTTGCAGGGGGCCATGCCGCCCAAGTGCTGAAACCCGAGCGCCCCCAGCATCAGCGCGGCAGAACCGCCCGCCGCAAGGAGGATGAGATGTTTCTGGCTCAGTTGCATCAAAAGAACCTCGTTGCGTAAAAGCCGCCAAAAAGCAGAACTACAAAGACGATGGTTACAAGCCCGAGACGGCGTTCGATGAAATCGCGCACCGAGGGCCCGTATTTCCAGAGCAATGCCGCAACAAGAAAGAACCGGATGCCGCGCGCCAGAATGGAGCTGGCGATGAACACCCCCAGCGGCATGGCAGTCCAGCCCGACATGATGGTGATGACCTTGTAGGGAAAGGGCGTGATGCCAGCGGTCAGCACCGCCCAGAACCCGAAATCGTTGAACCTTGTGCTGAATTCGGTCATTGCGTCGCCCTTGCCAAGGGCTGCGAGGATGGGTTGGCCAATTTCCTGAAACGCAAAGGCCCCAATGGCATAGCCCAGCAACCCACCGAGAACCGAAGATACAAGCGCCACAAGCGCGATCAACCACGCCCGCGAAGGCCGCGCGAGGATCATCGGGATCATCAAGACATCTGGGGGAATCGGAAACACCGAGCTTTCGACAAAGGACACCGCGGCCAGAACCCAAAGCGCATGGCGATGGTCGGCCATTCGGATCGTCCAGTCATAAAGGGCGCGGATCATTGCGGGTCTCTTACGTTGCCTGACGCGAGACACCACGCCCGATGGCCGGGGTCAAGTCTCGAGCGCGGCCACATACAAATTCCGCCACAATACGCCGTTTCGGCACTGGACGTCGGTCGCGTGCTTGGCTAGAGAAAGAACAGTGCCCAAGTGGCGGAACGGTAGACGCAGCGGATTCAAAATCCGCCGCCTTTACGGGTGTGTGGGTTCGAATCCCACCTTGGGCACCATTTGTTTTCCTCTGATCAGAACCGGCTTATCCCGGTTGTTCGCGGTCCTTGGTCAGGGGGCGAAGGCGAATGTGTCTGGGCGGGCGTGATCCCAGTATTTGGCAAAGGCGGGATGGCTGACATGACCGCCGAGCAATTCGCCGGGTTCAAGCCAGAGATACTGGCTTGCGGCGGAACGCACTTCGCGGCTGTTGACGCGGATCATCAGGTGATGTGGGGTGAATTCCTGTGGGCGTTGAAGGCCAGAGGATTCCACCGCTTCCTTGAGGGCGAAGAGCGTGTTGCGATGATAACTGGCGACGCGCAGATGCTTTTCCGCAACCACGATCGCGCGGTAACGGCCGGGATCCTGCGAGGTGACGCCAGTTGGGCATTTGCCCGAGTGACAGACTTGCGCCTGAATGCAGCCAACCGCGAACATGAAACCGCGCGCGATATTGCAGCCATCGGCACCAAGGGCGAACATGCGGCACATATCGAAGGCGCTGATAATCTTGCCCGAGGCAATCAGGCGAACGCGGTCGCGCAGCCCCATGCCAACGAGGCTGTTATGCACAAGCATGAGCCCCTCGCGGATGGGGGCACCTTTGTGATCGGCGAATTCCACCGGGGCCGCGCCGGTGCCGCCTTCGGCCCCGTCGATGGTGATGAAATCTGGCGTGATGCCGGTTTCATGAAAGGCTTTGACCATGGCGAACACCTCCCATGGGTGACCCACGCAGAGTTTGAGCCCCACAGGTTTCCCGCCCGAGAGATGCCGAAGCCGGGCGATAAAGCGGCAAAGGCCGTCGGGCGAGGAAAATTCAGAATGGGCGGCAGGGCTGATGCAATCCTGACCCACCAGAACGCCGCGTGCCTCTGCAATCGCCTCTGTCACCTTTGCGCCGGGCAGGATGCCGCCGTGTCCGGGCTTGGCCCCTTGGCTGAGCTTAATCTCAATCATCTTGATCTGAGGGTCAGAGGCATTGGTGACGAACATCTCTGGGTCAAACGCGCCTGTGGCGGTGCGGCAGCCAAAATAGCCTGATCCGATCTGCCAGATCAGATCGCCGCCGTGTTTGCGATGAAACCGCGAGATCGAGCCTTCGCCGGTGGTATGGGCAAAGCCGCCCAGTTTTGCCCCCCAGTTCAGCGCCTCAATCGCCGTTGGCGACAGCGCGCCATAGGACATGCCCGAAATGTTGAGCGCAGAACTGTCGTAGGGCTGTGTGCAGTCCGGGCCACCGATGGGCTGGCGAAATGCGATGTCACCCATGTGGCTTGGCGACATGGAGTGATTGATCCACTCATGCCCGACGGCATTGACATTGCGCAACGTGCCAAAAGGGCGCAAGCCCTCGATCCCCTTGGACCTGCGATAGACAAGCGCGCGCTGTTCGCGCGAAAAGGGGGTCTCGTCATGATCACTTTCGAGGAAGTATTGCCGTATCTCTGGGCGGAAATGTTCAAAGAGAAATCGCAGACGGGCAGAGAGCGGATAGTTTTTGAGAACTGCACGCTTGCTTTGGTAAACATCGTAGAGCCCGATGGTTGCGGCCAAGCCCGCAAGCCCTGCCAGCATCCCGCCCCAGAATAGCAACCATATGGCAATCGCCCCACCAATGGGCACGAGCAGAATACTGATCAACCATGGAATATAACGCATGCGATCCTCCCTTTTGCTCTGTGCCTGCACAAATCATTCCAAGCAGCAGAGCGTTAGGTCAGTCTTTTATGCCCGAATTCTGAGCAACCTGTAAAAGTTTTCGCGATTCCCTCAATAATCGCGTTCAAAAAACACGCCAACCCCAGAGGAGCCATCGTTAGAGGCCCCGCCCTTGAGCGTGACACTGTCGCTAAGATCAAAGTTCAGATTGATGCGTTGCTTGCCTTCGCTGTCGGCTGTGACTTCGGTATAGACCTTGTCCGAGATATAGGCACCGGCACTCACCTCGGTGCCGCCATCCTCGGTTTGTGTGACGTCGAGATCCGAAAGGCCGATGGCACCCCGCAGCTTACCAACCACATCGCCGTTGCTATTGCCGGACAGCGTCGCCACCGCCGAGGCCATTTGCGCGGCCTGAAAGGCAGAAATATTATCCAAGCCGCGCCCAAAGATAAGCCGAGAGACCACCTCTTCTTGCGGAAGATCAGGGTCAGAGGCAAAGCGCACTTCGGGGGCGCTTGCCACGCCTTCAACGATCACTTGCACGGCGACGTCGCCCGCATCGGTGGTGGCCACAAAGCGCAGGTAGGGATCAAGAGAGCCCTGCATCGTGATGCGGCCTTCGGTCATCGTAAGCCTTTGACCCAGAATGTCGATCCGTCCCCGGATCAATTCAAAAAACCCGTCCGGGGCAACGGCATCGGTGGTTCCGGCAAGGCGCAGGCTGCCGCCCAGTTCGGCATCAAGCCCGCGCCCACGAACGAATATCCGGTTGGGGGCATTGATCGACAGGTTGAGCGCGTAGGGCCGCGCGCGCCCGGCTGTTTCGGTCTGGATCAGGCCTGCGCGCTCTCGGGTGGTGCGCACTGCGGCGGGTTCGTTGCGATGCTGAAGATCTGGCAACGAGACCGATGCCGCGCCCAAGCCCGAGGGGATGCGGATATTGGTTTCCTCAAGTGTCAGCGCCCCGCTGATCCGCGCGCCGCCTGTCAACGGGCCGTTGACGCCAATGTTGCCGTTCACCGTCGTGGTATAGATCAACTGGTCGCTCAGCACGAGGCCATCAAGCCCCACCGACAGATCGCCTGTGAAGCCGGGGGTCAGGCCAACCGGCCCGGTCACCCGTATCTGTCCGCCATCGCGCATCTGCGCGGTGAAATCTGTCTGAACGCGGCTTTGACCGAGCGTTGCCGTGCCGCTCAGGGTTTCGACCGTGAGGCCGGTTGCGGGCAGGGCAATGCGTGTGTCAGAGGTGCTGATCGTGCCCGAGACGGCGGGCAGGGCGGGGGCACCGTTGATCCGCAGGTCGTAGCGCGCCGTTCCCTGAATCGCGTTTGGTCGGATATAGCTGTTGGCAAGCGCCAGCGGCAGCGCGCCACTGGCACTAAGATCAAGGCGCGCGCCGTGATCCACGATATCGCCCGAGACCTGCGCCGTGGTGCCCCCCGGGCCCTCAGCTGAAAGCGTCACGGCCACCCGTTCAGCAAGAGCGCCCGACAGGGTGGCGCGGCCCGTTGCGGTCACGGGGCCCGCGAAATCAGGGGCGAACAGGCCCAAATTGGCCAGACGTATGTTGAAATCTACGGGAGCATCCGGGTTGGGCGACCCTGCGGAGAGCGCGAGTTGTGGCGTCTCAAGCCGAAGCGTACCAATCTCGATCCCGTCAAGGCGGCGCGCACCGTCTGCCCTGAGAGAGAGTTGCCCGGCGATGAGCTTGTCGAGATCGGCGATCCCGGTTCCAAGATTACGCCCATCGAGCGTGGCGCTGATCTCTACATCCTGTCCACGATCCTTGGCTTTGCCGTCAAGCGTCAGGTCAAGGGCACCGCGCAGGGGAAGGCCCGCCAGGGCGCTGAACCGTGCCAGATCGCTGATCTCTGCCCTGAGTTCCCCGCTCAGGGGCAGGCCCTCGACCTCGGGCGAGAGGGTTGCATTGGCGCGCAGGCGGCTTCCCATGAGCGCTGCATCCAGTCCCGTCAGGGTCACATCGCCCCCGGTTTGCCAGGCCACGTTGCTGCTGATTTCTGCCGGACCGGACAGGCGCGGATCTGAAAGTGCCAGATCGGTCAACCGCGCCGCAAGGCTGAGCGCGCCGCTCTCGCCGCTGAGGCGCCCCGAAGCTGTGGCGCGGATCACGTCATTTTCGATCTGAAGGCGGTCGAGCGCGATGCCGGTGGTATCGCGGCGTGCAGCCATCGAGAGCGTGCCCGCGCTTGCGATCAGGGGATCAACCTGGGCAATGCCGACCGCAAGTTGATCCGTTTCCGCATCGAGTGTGATGTCGAAGTCGCCCCCAAGCAGGCTGCCAGAGCCTGCGATGGTCGCCTTGGCTGCCCCTGCAATGCTCTGCCCGGAGAGCGCGGCAAAGCGTGCGAGGTTGGGTGCCTCCAGCGTTGCGGTGCCAGAGACAGGAAACCCTTCGGCCAAGGCCGCGATCCGTCCATTGCCCGAAAGCTGCGCAGCGCCGGACACAAGCCGTAGGGCCCTCAGGACAAGTGGGCGATCTTCGGTGAAATCGAGCGAGGCAAGGCCGGACAGTTCTGTTCCGACGGCCTCAGCCAGTGCCGGATCGTCAACGCGCAGCCCGGCAAGGTCAAATTCAACAAGCGCCGTCACACCGCGCGGTGCGGTGCGTTCTAACGCCCCACGCCCCGAGAGCGTGGCCGTGGCAAGGCCGATATCAGGGCGCTCGAACCCGGTCAGGCCCAGCTGTGTGCGCCAACGATCGCCGCGCGCGGCATCAAAGGCAGCGTCAATCGTAGCGCCACGAATGTGGGTTGCGGGGCCGCTGATGGGCAAACGCACGCGGCTGTCACCATCGCCCAATTCGCCGGTCAGCCTAAATCGCTGAGGCCACCCCGCCGCATCGAGCGACAACGCGCCGGACAGCGTGACCTGTGCCGCCGAAAGTGTGAAATCCGCGATGTCCAAGGCCCCGTTTGGCTGGCGCGTGCCGGTCAGTTTGAGCGCGCTTTCTGTCCCAAAGAAGGGGCGGTAGTCAGCAGCAAAAAGCGGTGTGAGATCGCCCGAAATCGTCGCGCCAAAGGCTTTTGACGTAACGCCCTCGGCCTCCGCGTCGCGGATCGTAACCTCTCCGGTCAGGCGGGGGGTGCCGTCCGAGGCAAGGCGAATGTCGGCCGTATAGTCGTTCAAGGGCGCCGTGCCGCTGATCCCGAGCGAAAGAGCGGGCCGATCTGGCAGTTGCAGCAAAGTGGCGGCGATGCCGCCCGCGTCCTCTTGAAGTGACAGATCAAGGGCGAGAACCTGGGTCGCATTCACAAAACTTGCGTTCAGCGATACGGCACCGCGCCCGTCAAGGCGGGTCACCTCGATCTCTGCCGCCCCTTCACCACTTCCCAGTGACAGCCGCCCAAGCAGGCGCAGAGCGACCTCCTCACCCAAAAGCGGGGCGCCAAGAGTAAGCGTCTCGGCGCTGATCTCGCCGAGGTTGACGGAGACTGGCAGCTCTGGAAGGCGAAAGGGCGTGGCCTCTGCCATGTCTGGCGAAAGCGGTTCTTCGGCAATTGGCGCACGCGCCACCGTGATTTCTCGCGCGGTCAGGCGATTGACTTCGACCCGGCCCCGCAAAAGCGCCGTGCGCGTCCAATCGAGCGTTACATCGCGCAGCGTGAGCCAGATGCCGTCGCGATCAGCGATGGTCAGTTCTGCGATAGTCGCCTGAGACGAGAGCGCCCCGGCAAAGCCGGTGATCCGCACCTCGCGTCCAGCACCAGAGAGGTTATCTTCAATCAAGGCTTGCAGATAGCCGCGATCCTCATCTGCGGTTTGCGCCAAGAGTGGCGTTGCAAGCGCCCCCAGCAGCAACGACAGGAAAAGGACCAGCCGGGCCATCAGAATGCCTGCCCAATACCGATGTAAAGTTCGAGGTCTTCCCCGGCCCTTTCACCCAAGGGTGTGGCGATATCCACGCGGATCGGGCCCACGGGGGTGAAGTAGCGGGCACCGATCCCGGCACCGCTGTGCCAATCCCCGCGTCCTGTGCCAAGCGCATCCTGACCGACAAAGCCCGTGTCGACAAAGGCCACGCCTTGGATCTTGTCTGTGACGCTGGCGCGGAATTCGCCCGAGAAGCCGACAAAGGCACGCCCGCCCACGCGCACTCCGGGGGCGATATCCACGCCCAGAGATTGATAATCCTGTCCGCGCACAGTGCCTGCCCCCCCGGAATAAAACAGCATGTCTGCCGGGATTTCGCCGATTGAGGGGCCTGCGACCGATCCGATCTGCGCGCGCCCTGCAAGGGTGTAACGGTCGCCCGCGCCAAAGCTACGGTAGTGCCGGGCATCTGCAAATATGCGCGCGCCGTCCCCCGATCTTTGGTCGAGGCCGATAAAAGGCGTGAGCGACACCTCAAGGAAAAGACCCGAGGTTGCGTTGAGCGCATCATCGCGTTTGTCCCACGTCAGTCTGGCCGGAAACAGCAGATGCTGCAACTCGCGCCGTCCAAGATCGTCGTCGATGTCGGAATAGCGATAGGCAATGCCCGCCTCGCCGCGCAGCTCGTCCGA
The nucleotide sequence above comes from Roseovarius mucosus. Encoded proteins:
- a CDS encoding helicase HerA-like domain-containing protein, with amino-acid sequence MQTSIFVGGGGADYSEPQELLLKYGNRHGLVAGATGTGKTVTLQVLAEGFSDAGVPVILSDIKGDVSGMAVAGSPENKLHGPFTERAQKIGFDAFRYDTFPVIFWDLFGEQGHPVRTTLAEMGPLLLSRLMGLSDAQEGVLNIAFRVSDEEGLPLLDLKDLQALLTWVGQNSADLSLRYGNVGVSSVGAIQRALLVLENQGGAHFFGEPALALEDLMRVTPEGRGYVNILAADRLINSPRLYATFLLWLLSELFETLPEVGDVDKPKLVFFFDEAHLLFEDAPKALVDKVEQVARLIRSKGVGVYFITQNPDDVPEDILGQLGNRFQHALRAFTARDQKALSRAAETYRPNPRFDTVEAIRDVGVGEAVTSMLQNKGVPGVVERTLVRPPATQLGPCDAATRRAVIADSPVAGKYETAIDRQSAHEILAARAAAAAKEAEDAEVKSAAEAAAEEAEAERAREFKAARRYSGGATSGQSRRAREPEGFGDALASAVMKELTGTTGRRIVRGILGGLFKGR
- a CDS encoding FMN-binding glutamate synthase family protein: MRYIPWLISILLVPIGGAIAIWLLFWGGMLAGLAGLAATIGLYDVYQSKRAVLKNYPLSARLRFLFEHFRPEIRQYFLESDHDETPFSREQRALVYRRSKGIEGLRPFGTLRNVNAVGHEWINHSMSPSHMGDIAFRQPIGGPDCTQPYDSSALNISGMSYGALSPTAIEALNWGAKLGGFAHTTGEGSISRFHRKHGGDLIWQIGSGYFGCRTATGAFDPEMFVTNASDPQIKMIEIKLSQGAKPGHGGILPGAKVTEAIAEARGVLVGQDCISPAAHSEFSSPDGLCRFIARLRHLSGGKPVGLKLCVGHPWEVFAMVKAFHETGITPDFITIDGAEGGTGAAPVEFADHKGAPIREGLMLVHNSLVGMGLRDRVRLIASGKIISAFDMCRMFALGADGCNIARGFMFAVGCIQAQVCHSGKCPTGVTSQDPGRYRAIVVAEKHLRVASYHRNTLFALKEAVESSGLQRPQEFTPHHLMIRVNSREVRSAASQYLWLEPGELLGGHVSHPAFAKYWDHARPDTFAFAP
- a CDS encoding disulfide bond formation protein B → MQLSQKHLILLAAGGSAALMLGALGFQHLGGMAPCKLCIWQRWPHVIAIAFGAAALVALPRLLCLGGLLAALTTAGIGGYHTGVERGWWQGPTSCSSSGTDGISADALFEQIMAAPLVRCDQVPWEMLGLSMASWNMLASLGLATLWLMALRKR
- a CDS encoding translocation/assembly module TamB domain-containing protein, with amino-acid sequence MARLVLFLSLLLGALATPLLAQTADEDRGYLQALIEDNLSGAGREVRITGFAGALSSQATIAELTIADRDGIWLTLRDVTLDWTRTALLRGRVEVNRLTAREITVARAPIAEEPLSPDMAEATPFRLPELPVSVNLGEISAETLTLGAPLLGEEVALRLLGRLSLGSGEGAAEIEVTRLDGRGAVSLNASFVNATQVLALDLSLQEDAGGIAATLLQLPDRPALSLGISGTAPLNDYTADIRLASDGTPRLTGEVTIRDAEAEGVTSKAFGATISGDLTPLFAADYRPFFGTESALKLTGTRQPNGALDIADFTLSAAQVTLSGALSLDAAGWPQRFRLTGELGDGDSRVRLPISGPATHIRGATIDAAFDAARGDRWRTQLGLTGFERPDIGLATATLSGRGALERTAPRGVTALVEFDLAGLRVDDPALAEAVGTELSGLASLDFTEDRPLVLRALRLVSGAAQLSGNGRIAALAEGFPVSGTATLEAPNLARFAALSGQSIAGAAKATIAGSGSLLGGDFDITLDAETDQLAVGIAQVDPLIASAGTLSMAARRDTTGIALDRLQIENDVIRATASGRLSGESGALSLAARLTDLALSDPRLSGPAEISSNVAWQTGGDVTLTGLDAALMGSRLRANATLSPEVEGLPLSGELRAEISDLARFSALAGLPLRGALDLTLDGKAKDRGQDVEISATLDGRNLGTGIADLDKLIAGQLSLRADGARRLDGIEIGTLRLETPQLALSAGSPNPDAPVDFNIRLANLGLFAPDFAGPVTATGRATLSGALAERVAVTLSAEGPGGTTAQVSGDIVDHGARLDLSASGALPLALANSYIRPNAIQGTARYDLRINGAPALPAVSGTISTSDTRIALPATGLTVETLSGTATLGQSRVQTDFTAQMRDGGQIRVTGPVGLTPGFTGDLSVGLDGLVLSDQLIYTTTVNGNIGVNGPLTGGARISGALTLEETNIRIPSGLGAASVSLPDLQHRNEPAAVRTTRERAGLIQTETAGRARPYALNLSINAPNRIFVRGRGLDAELGGSLRLAGTTDAVAPDGFFELIRGRIDILGQRLTMTEGRITMQGSLDPYLRFVATTDAGDVAVQVIVEGVASAPEVRFASDPDLPQEEVVSRLIFGRGLDNISAFQAAQMASAVATLSGNSNGDVVGKLRGAIGLSDLDVTQTEDGGTEVSAGAYISDKVYTEVTADSEGKQRINLNFDLSDSVTLKGGASNDGSSGVGVFFERDY
- a CDS encoding ornithine cyclodeaminase — its product is MTLAPSHKALVPFVSVDNMMKLVHHIGIEPMLRGLADYIEADFRRWELFDKTPRIASHSEEGVIELMPTSDGEVYGFKYVNGHPKNTREGLQTVTAFGLLANVGNGYPVLLSEMTVLTALRTAATSAMVAKYLAPKGAHTMAMIGNGAQSEFQTLAMKAICGLKSVRLYDIDPAATAKAARNLRGLGLEVVSCSTPEESMEGAQIITTCTADKQYATILTDNMVGAGVHINAIGGDCPGKTELAPGVLQRSTIFVEYPEQTRIEGEIQQLSPDHPVTEMWQVINGTAKGRSHADEITLFDSVGFAIEDFSALRYVRDHIAGTDLFLDLDLLADPDDPRDLFGMLQRASTP
- the rocF gene encoding arginase, yielding MTPQTILLIGAPVDSGKDRRGCLMGPDAYRTAGLAEALGDLGHGLRDLGNLCPAPATVDPALPAHLHAPAETAGWTATLMQAAEEAMQEGLPIFLGGDHSLSLGSVAGVANHAAAMRRPQFVLWLDAHSDFHTPQTTASGNLHGTPLGYVTGRAGFHGFPEVANPVPEENICILGLRSVDRAEREALQSSRIRYHDMRVIDEQGISRPLAAFLDRVAAAGGALHVSLDVDFIDPLFAPAVGTTVPGGVTIREAHLTMEMICDSGLMTSLDLVELNPFLDERGRTAQVMVDLAASALGRRVFDRPTQAYS
- a CDS encoding Lrp/AsnC family transcriptional regulator, with protein sequence MDDADQRLISMLRHDARASLSDLAIGLGMSRTTVRARIERLRASGAIVGFTVVLRGDAARDPVRGLMMLGIEGRGTDRILRQLNGLSAVRATHTTNGRWDVIVEIGTETLEELDKVLAQIRRFEGIAQSETSLLLNTWKSGA
- a CDS encoding YqaA family protein; protein product: MIRALYDWTIRMADHRHALWVLAAVSFVESSVFPIPPDVLMIPMILARPSRAWLIALVALVSSVLGGLLGYAIGAFAFQEIGQPILAALGKGDAMTEFSTRFNDFGFWAVLTAGITPFPYKVITIMSGWTAMPLGVFIASSILARGIRFFLVAALLWKYGPSVRDFIERRLGLVTIVFVVLLFGGFYATRFF